In Algiphilus sp., the sequence CGCGCCGGCAACGGCGAGCTCATCCCGCTGTCGACGGTGGCAACGCTGCGCGACGAGGTGACGCCGCGACTGATCACGCGCGCGCAGCAGCTCAATGCCGACACCATCATCGCGGTGCCGCGGCCGGACATCTCGCAGGGCGAGGCGCTGGAGACGCTCGAGGGCATCGCGCGCGAGGTCATGCCGGACGGCTTCCAGGTCGACTACTCGGGCACTTCACGCCAGTACGTGCAGGAAGGTCAGGCGATGCTCACCACCTTCGCCTTCGCGCTCATCATCATCTACCTGGTGCTGGCGGCGCAGTTCGAGTCGTTCCGCGATCCGCTGATCATGCTGGTGACGGTGCCGATGTCCATCTCGGGCGCGCTGCTCGTGCTCAACATCTTCGGCATCACCAACGGCATGCAGATCACCAGCCTGCCGGCGACGCTCAACATCTACACCCAGGTCGGCCTGGTCACGCTCATCGGCGTGATCTCCAAGCACGGCATCCTCATCGTCGAGTTCGCCAACAAGCTGCAGCAGCAGGGGCTGGCCAAGCGCGAGGCGATCGAGGAGGCGGCGTCGATCCGCCTGCGTCCGGTGCTGATGACGACGGCCGCACTGGTGGTGGCGATGTTCCCGCTGCTCATCGCCGACGGCCCGGGCGCGGCCGCGCGCTTCGCCATCGGCATCGTCATCGCCGCCGGCATGACCATCGGCACCCTGTTCACGCTCTACGTGGTGCCGGCGATGTACCTCTACATCGGGCGCGACTACAGCGCCGAGGCGCAGCCGGCGGCCGCCTAGTTCAGAGGGCCGCGCGCAGCACGTCGACCAGCCGGTCGAGCTGCGCGCGGTCCACGTTCAGGTGCGGCGCGATGCGCAGGCCACCGCCGCGGCGCGAGAACACGATGCCGGCGTCGGCGACCGCCGCGGCGACCGCGTCGAGGCGCTCCGCGGGCGGGCGCAGCGTGCACATGTGCGCGGCGTGGTCGGCCGGCATCAGCGCCGCCATGCCGTGCGCGGACAGGCGCTCGCCGAGATGGCCGGTGAGCGCGGCGAGCCGGTCGCGGATGCCGGGCACGGTCCAGTCCGACAGCTGCTGCATGGCGGCCGTCGCCATCGCCACGTCCACCGGCCGCGCGAAGGCGCCGGCGTCGAAGCGCGACGCACCCGGGCGGTAGGGCGGCAGCGGCTCGGGCGAGGCGGTGCCGAAGCTCTCGCGGTATTCGCGCGCCAGCCAGGTCTCCTCGATGGGGCTGCCGTGCGCGCGCCAGTGCGGTGCCGCCCACAGCCAGCCGAAGCCGAGCGCCCCGAGCAGCCACTTGTGACCGGCGCTGGCCACGAAGTCCGGCGCGATGCCGTCGAAGTCGAAGGGCAGCGCGCCCAGCGACTGGCTGGCATCCACCACCAGCGCCGCGCCCCGGTCGCGCGCGGCGCGGGCGATGGCGTGCAGATCCAGCGGCGCGCCGTCGGTCCAGTACACCGGCGGCACGCAGACCACCGCGGTACGGTCGTCGATGCTGCGCAGCACCGCGTCGGTCCAGGTCTCGCCGGCCTCCGGGGCGGCGTCGATGCAGGCGCCGCCGTCGCGCTCTGCCGCCACCATCCACGCGTTGCGGTTGGAGGGGTATTCGCCGGCCAGCAGGACGGCCGTGCGGTCGGCTCCCAGCGGCAGATTGCGCGCCGCCACCGCGATGCCGTAGCTGGCCGCGGGCACGAAGGCGAGGCCCGCCGGCTCGGTGCCGAGGGTGTCGGCGGCGAGCGCGCGCAGGGCCTCGATGTGGTCGAACCACGCCTCGATGTCGAAGGCCCACGAGCGCGCGCTCTGGTCGACGGCATCGTGGGCGGCCGCGTTCACCGCGTGCAGGCGCGGGCCGCTGGCCGCGGCATTGAGGTAGATGATGTCGTCGGGCAGCGCGAATGGCGATGCGGATGCTGCGGGCATGGCGTGGCTCCTGGCTCGTGCCGCGGCCCGTCGCGGCGCCGCAGTGGACGGCGGCCGGGCAACGGTGACGCGTGTCATCGTGCTTATCGTATCCTCGTCCCACATCAGAACGAGCGCGACGACGCGCATCGGGCATGGAGAACGAGACCGCGGTGGCGCTTGCGCCCCGCACCACCGACGAGCTGCTGGCCGCCTACCAGCGCGTGCGGCAGCGGACACTGGATCTCGCAGCGCCGCTGTCCGAGGAGGACGCCTGTGTCCAGTCCATGCCGGAGGCCAGCCCCACCAAGTGGCATCTGGCGCACACCACC encodes:
- a CDS encoding aminotransferase class V-fold PLP-dependent enzyme, translated to MPAASASPFALPDDIIYLNAAASGPRLHAVNAAAHDAVDQSARSWAFDIEAWFDHIEALRALAADTLGTEPAGLAFVPAASYGIAVAARNLPLGADRTAVLLAGEYPSNRNAWMVAAERDGGACIDAAPEAGETWTDAVLRSIDDRTAVVCVPPVYWTDGAPLDLHAIARAARDRGAALVVDASQSLGALPFDFDGIAPDFVASAGHKWLLGALGFGWLWAAPHWRAHGSPIEETWLAREYRESFGTASPEPLPPYRPGASRFDAGAFARPVDVAMATAAMQQLSDWTVPGIRDRLAALTGHLGERLSAHGMAALMPADHAAHMCTLRPPAERLDAVAAAVADAGIVFSRRGGGLRIAPHLNVDRAQLDRLVDVLRAAL